A genomic segment from Aridibaculum aurantiacum encodes:
- a CDS encoding outer membrane beta-barrel protein: MHPSSRSFNRTTLKRSLLASYTFLLLSIFTGSFAQQRTVTISVVDNTKQAVPFATTKALLASDTLMVVQKVTDSTGVARFQLQQGAQYILRATSVNFLEAEKKIVVTGDNRFSISLSPAASTLGGVVVTASRPLMRQEDDKTIVDPEALAVSSTNAYEILEKTPGLFVDQDGNVYLSSTTPARIYINGREQRMSAQDLATMLKSLPPNSIQNIEILRTPSARYDASGGGGIVNVVLKKGVRIGLTGSVNAGFNQGRYGNQFAGLNLNNSSGKLSSYINLQYTRRKSYDNIITNRLFAADSLLSQNANTVYPGSSFYIGGGLGYEINKKWEISYDGRLSLNRFDNATINSSQINKISNGQLITSNLANVNNTGTNSTISQAISTKYKIDSLGSEWTNDFSYTGTPGSSHQDFGTFFNQPAREPFLGAGDINTRFNFFSAASNVLWKLPKKLTLEAGVKSTVASFRNTTDFFRQINGNMLPDAVRTAAYRYNENINAAFLQGSKTIAGITLKVGTRLENTNMQGNQMVPKDTSFNIHRTDLFPYVYISRNLMTIMSYELRAYLVYRRTISRPGYELLNPFPRFIDQYMFETGNPSLRPQFTQNYEANISVNERPIFALGVNETKDIFTNVIYQADTSRSLAYRTYDNLGTNKETYFRLIGAIPPGKRYFIVVGGQYNHNFYNGRYENSPLQFKRGSWSIFSYQTLRITPNTQFVLNGFARFNGQLQFYELSSFGALNLSINQQFLKKKLMVSLSATDVFFTNNNNFSLQQGTVNATGYRESDTRRFGLNIRYNFGLRKKEENNFLNIESPEKAQ; the protein is encoded by the coding sequence ATGCACCCATCTTCCCGTTCTTTTAATAGAACAACCCTTAAGCGTAGTTTACTTGCTTCTTACACGTTCCTGTTGTTATCAATTTTTACTGGATCTTTTGCTCAGCAGCGTACCGTTACCATTTCTGTAGTTGATAATACCAAACAAGCTGTTCCTTTTGCTACAACCAAAGCACTACTTGCCTCAGATACACTAATGGTTGTACAGAAAGTTACTGATAGTACAGGCGTGGCTCGTTTCCAGCTTCAGCAAGGAGCGCAGTATATACTGCGTGCTACTTCTGTAAACTTCCTGGAAGCGGAGAAAAAGATAGTGGTAACAGGTGACAACAGGTTTAGTATTTCCCTTTCGCCAGCTGCATCTACACTTGGTGGTGTAGTGGTTACTGCCAGCAGGCCGCTCATGCGACAGGAAGATGACAAGACAATTGTAGACCCTGAAGCACTTGCTGTAAGCAGCACCAATGCCTACGAGATCCTGGAGAAAACGCCGGGCTTATTTGTAGACCAGGATGGTAATGTATACCTGAGCAGTACAACACCTGCACGTATCTACATCAATGGCAGGGAGCAGCGGATGAGCGCACAGGACCTGGCAACCATGCTGAAGAGTTTGCCTCCTAACTCTATTCAAAACATTGAGATATTACGTACACCTTCTGCACGGTACGATGCAAGTGGTGGTGGTGGTATAGTGAACGTGGTGCTGAAAAAAGGGGTACGCATTGGATTGACAGGAAGTGTGAATGCCGGCTTCAATCAGGGGCGGTATGGCAACCAGTTTGCGGGATTGAACCTGAACAACAGCAGTGGCAAACTGAGCAGTTATATCAACCTGCAGTACACACGTCGGAAGTCGTATGATAATATCATCACCAATCGACTTTTCGCTGCTGATTCTTTGCTTAGTCAAAATGCCAATACCGTTTATCCGGGTAGTAGTTTTTATATAGGTGGCGGATTGGGATACGAGATCAACAAGAAATGGGAGATCAGCTACGATGGCCGTCTTAGCCTGAACCGTTTTGATAATGCTACCATCAACAGCTCGCAGATAAATAAGATTAGCAATGGACAGTTGATCACATCGAACCTTGCTAACGTAAATAATACAGGTACCAATTCAACTATTTCCCAAGCTATATCTACAAAGTACAAGATCGATAGTCTTGGCTCGGAGTGGACCAATGACTTCTCTTACACAGGTACGCCAGGCAGTAGTCACCAGGACTTTGGGACTTTCTTCAATCAACCTGCTAGGGAACCTTTCTTAGGTGCTGGTGACATCAACACGCGCTTCAACTTTTTTAGCGCCGCCAGTAATGTGCTTTGGAAGCTGCCAAAAAAACTAACATTGGAAGCTGGTGTTAAATCAACGGTTGCCAGCTTTAGAAATACTACGGATTTCTTCAGGCAAATAAACGGCAACATGTTGCCAGATGCTGTTCGTACTGCGGCTTACCGTTACAATGAGAACATCAATGCTGCATTTTTACAAGGCTCCAAAACAATAGCTGGTATAACCCTGAAAGTGGGAACAAGGCTGGAGAATACAAACATGCAAGGTAACCAGATGGTGCCCAAGGATACCTCTTTCAATATCCATCGCACCGACCTTTTTCCTTATGTGTATATCAGCCGCAACCTGATGACCATAATGAGCTATGAGCTGAGGGCTTACCTGGTGTACCGACGCACTATCAGCCGCCCTGGATACGAGCTGCTCAATCCATTTCCGCGGTTCATAGACCAGTACATGTTTGAAACAGGAAACCCTTCTTTGCGGCCGCAGTTCACGCAGAATTACGAGGCCAACATCTCTGTGAATGAGCGTCCCATTTTTGCGTTAGGTGTAAATGAAACAAAAGACATTTTTACAAACGTGATATACCAGGCTGACACCAGCAGGAGCCTTGCTTACCGCACCTACGACAACTTGGGCACCAACAAAGAAACTTACTTCAGGTTGATAGGTGCCATTCCGCCGGGTAAACGATATTTTATAGTAGTAGGCGGACAGTACAACCATAACTTCTATAATGGCCGCTACGAAAACAGCCCGCTGCAGTTTAAGCGCGGAAGCTGGTCAATCTTTAGTTACCAGACCTTGCGCATCACGCCTAATACACAGTTTGTGTTGAATGGTTTTGCGCGCTTCAATGGGCAATTGCAGTTCTACGAACTCAGCTCCTTTGGCGCACTTAATCTTAGCATCAACCAGCAGTTCCTGAAAAAGAAGTTGATGGTGTCTTTAAGTGCTACTGATGTATTCTTTACCAACAACAATAACTTCAGTCTGCAGCAAGGGACCGTAAATGCCACCGGCTACCGTGAAAGTGATACGCGCCGCTTTGGGCTGAACATCCGCTACAACTTTGGTTTACGTAAAAAAGAAGAAAATAACTTCCTGAATATTGAAAGCCCGGAGAAAGCTCAATAG
- a CDS encoding VOC family protein, whose amino-acid sequence MKVNAINWFEIPAEDLERATTFYEAIFDLQLVPMDLGEFRMRMFPTEPGGVGGAICHSPGFYQPSTTGALVYLNGNPDLQVVLDRIETAGGKILIPKTQISDEIGYMAVFQDTEGNRVALHSDPVAQ is encoded by the coding sequence ATGAAAGTAAATGCCATTAACTGGTTCGAGATCCCGGCTGAGGATCTTGAACGCGCCACTACATTTTACGAAGCCATATTCGATCTACAGTTAGTACCCATGGATCTTGGGGAATTTCGCATGCGAATGTTTCCTACAGAGCCAGGTGGTGTAGGCGGAGCTATATGCCATTCTCCCGGTTTTTATCAACCATCAACTACAGGTGCTTTGGTTTATCTTAATGGCAACCCAGACCTGCAGGTAGTGCTGGATAGAATAGAAACAGCAGGTGGGAAAATTCTTATACCTAAGACTCAGATCTCCGATGAGATTGGTTATATGGCTGTATTCCAGGATACAGAAGGAAATCGCGTAGCACTTCACAGTGATCCTGTTGCCCAGTAA
- a CDS encoding isoamylase early set domain-containing protein — protein MVQKTYFKTKDYCKVKFTLKPEAAEKVEILGLNSDWENAVEMTKKKDGSFTCELSLPKNTQHEFRYRVNATQWLNEPEADLHQPNVFGDNNSVIVL, from the coding sequence ATGGTTCAAAAAACATATTTCAAGACTAAAGATTATTGCAAAGTAAAGTTCACCTTGAAGCCTGAAGCAGCTGAAAAAGTAGAGATCCTTGGTCTGAATAGTGATTGGGAAAATGCAGTTGAGATGACAAAAAAGAAAGATGGTTCTTTTACCTGCGAACTATCTCTTCCAAAGAATACACAACACGAATTTAGATATCGCGTAAACGCTACACAGTGGCTTAATGAGCCGGAAGCTGACCTGCACCAACCAAATGTGTTTGGTGATAACAATAGCGTGATCGTCCTTTAA